The bacterium region TGCTTTCTCTACCGGCCGAAAGGAGTGTCGCGGACAGCGCTCCTCCTCAAGAATTACCGCCTCTCGGACGATATCGCATTTCGCTTCGGTGAGCGTTCATGGAAAGAGTACCCACTGACAGCCGGCAAATTCGCCGATTGGGTCGAATCACACAACGGAGGCGGAAACCTGATCAATCTCTTTATGGACTACGAGACATTCGGGGAGCACCAATGGGAGGACACCGGCATTTTTGCATTTCTTGAGCATCTGCCTCGCGAGCTCCTGCGCCGCCGCGATACTGATTTTGTGACGCCATCCGAGGCGATCCGCCGGTACCGGCCGGTCGCCGAGCTCGACGTGCCGCACTACGTCTCGTGGGCCGATATCGAGCGCGATCTCTCAGCATGGCGCGGCAATGCCCTGCAGGAGCAGGCCTTGAGGGAGCTCTACTCACTTGAGCGCGATGCGCTCGCGAGCCGCGACCCCGTACTCATCGAAGATTGGCGTCGGCTCCAGACCTCCGACCACTTTTACTACATGTGCACGAAGTGGTTTGCGGACGGCGATGTGCACAAATACTTCAATCCGTACGAGTCGCCGTATGACGCATTTATCTCATACATGAATGTGCTTGCGGACCTGCGGCTGCGCCTTGGTGGCGTTTCGGGTCGGAGCCGCGCAGGGCCGATTGCGCGAATACGCGAGTGGGGCACTCTGATCCGCTCCCCGCTATCGTTTTTGAAAAACGTCGTATCATTATCAGCGTAATATAAGTTAATACCATGTCATTTATGGCAACAGTCAAACGAACACTCGGAAGCAAGAAGCTCTCAAGTAGAGCGATGCACGAGGTGACCGGCGCCGCCTGTTTCTGG contains the following coding sequences:
- a CDS encoding glycoside hydrolase family 57 protein encodes the protein MPSVCFYFQVHQPMRIRRFRVFDVGNDHGYFDEGSGARTDNRAVLEKVARKSYLPTNRLLLALLERHPEFRVSFSLSGVLLEQLERYEPDVLASFQALVKTGRVELLAETYYHSLSFLFSREEFERQVRLHERLIKRLFGVRPRVFRNTELIYHNDIGRVVSAMGYSGILAEGADHILGWRSPCFLYRPKGVSRTALLLKNYRLSDDIAFRFGERSWKEYPLTAGKFADWVESHNGGGNLINLFMDYETFGEHQWEDTGIFAFLEHLPRELLRRRDTDFVTPSEAIRRYRPVAELDVPHYVSWADIERDLSAWRGNALQEQALRELYSLERDALASRDPVLIEDWRRLQTSDHFYYMCTKWFADGDVHKYFNPYESPYDAFISYMNVLADLRLRLGGVSGRSRAGPIARIREWGTLIRSPLSFLKNVVSLSA